A part of Oryctolagus cuniculus chromosome 4, mOryCun1.1, whole genome shotgun sequence genomic DNA contains:
- the LOC100341111 gene encoding phospholipid scramblase 1 isoform X2, whose product MENQRLPGDTSYSDSQAAHSEPQTTFPGTEEVYSDSQTAYSKPQAAYPDTQLAYSKTEDAYLESQGSFSDTEDAYEEPQLGYADLYPDSAGYAGTGFASFPIQNQPGCSLSDETGEALGMPEPTRPLDCPPGLECLSRMDEMLILQDIRLLDVFANFLTNNKYQMRNSLGQTVLFAVEDSEWYSRITCGTYRPFTLRIFNNMDQEVITLERPLRCSKCCFPWFLQELKVQAPPGVPIGYVMQIWHPRLPMFIIQNAKRKNVLNITGPCNTWNCCKAVNFEQKSHCGSVHDCLESSQKFHQINIPYLFPLSLKFCFGSRHMIYCCV is encoded by the exons ATGGAAAATCAAA GACTTCCAGGAGATACTAGCTACTCTGATTCCCAAGCTGCCCACTCAGAGCCTCAGACAACCTTTCCAGGGACTGAAGAGGTATATTCAGATTCCCAGACTGCCTATTCAAAGCCCCAGGCTGCCTATCCAGATACCCAGCTGGCCTATTCAAAGACTGAGGATGCCTATCTAGAATCCCAGGGTTCCTTCTCAGACACTGAGGATGCCTATGAAGAACCCCAGCTTGGCTATGCAGATCTCTACCCTGACTCAGCCGGCTATGCAGGCACTGGCTTTGCCAGCTTTCCTATTCAAAATCAGCCGGGATGTAGTCTGTCAGATGAAACTGGAGAGGCATTAGGGATGCCAGAACCAACACGTCCATTGGACTGTCCACCGGGATTGGAATGCTTGAGTCGG atGGATGAAATGTTAATTCTCCAGGACATTAGACTTCTGGATG tctTTGCAAATTTTTTAACTAATAACAAGTATCAAATGAGGAACAGCCTTGGACAGACGGTTCTCTTTGCAGTGGAAGATTCTGAGTGGTATTCACGAATCACCTGTGGGACATACAGACCTTTCACCTTGAGGATTTTCAACAATATGGACCAAGAAGTAATAACTCTGGAGAGACCACTAAGATGTAGCAAGTGTTGTTTCCCCTGGTTCCTTCAGGAG CTAAAAGTCCAAGCTCCGCCTGGTGTACCAATAGGTTATGTTATGCAGATCTGGCACCCTCGCCTTCCAATGTTTATAATTCAAAATGCGAAGAGAAAGAATGTGCTAAACATTACTGGCCCATGTAATACATGGAACTGTTGTAAAGCAGTCAATTTTGAG CAGAAATCACACTGTGGCTCTGTTCACGATTGTCTTGAGAGTTCCCAGAAATTTCATCAAATAAACATACCATATTTGTTTCCTCTTTCACTTAAATTTTGTTTTGGATCAAGGCATATGATTTACTGCTGTGTTtag
- the LOC100341111 gene encoding phospholipid scramblase 2 isoform X1 — protein MENQRLPGDTSYSDSQAAHSEPQTTFPGTEEVYSDSQTAYSKPQAAYPDTQLAYSKTEDAYLESQGSFSDTEDAYEEPQLGYADLYPDSAGYAGTGFASFPIQNQPGCSLSDETGEALGMPEPTRPLDCPPGLECLSRMDEMLILQDIRLLDVFANFLTNNKYQMRNSLGQTVLFAVEDSEWYSRITCGTYRPFTLRIFNNMDQEVITLERPLRCSKCCFPWFLQELKVQAPPGVPIGYVMQIWHPRLPMFIIQNAKRKNVLNITGPCNTWNCCKAVNFEIKSVDEDSVVGKISKQSSGFVKEIFINAGNIEIQFPKDLSGTMKAVVLGACFLIDFMFFEGRGYVQQIVFM, from the exons ATGGAAAATCAAA GACTTCCAGGAGATACTAGCTACTCTGATTCCCAAGCTGCCCACTCAGAGCCTCAGACAACCTTTCCAGGGACTGAAGAGGTATATTCAGATTCCCAGACTGCCTATTCAAAGCCCCAGGCTGCCTATCCAGATACCCAGCTGGCCTATTCAAAGACTGAGGATGCCTATCTAGAATCCCAGGGTTCCTTCTCAGACACTGAGGATGCCTATGAAGAACCCCAGCTTGGCTATGCAGATCTCTACCCTGACTCAGCCGGCTATGCAGGCACTGGCTTTGCCAGCTTTCCTATTCAAAATCAGCCGGGATGTAGTCTGTCAGATGAAACTGGAGAGGCATTAGGGATGCCAGAACCAACACGTCCATTGGACTGTCCACCGGGATTGGAATGCTTGAGTCGG atGGATGAAATGTTAATTCTCCAGGACATTAGACTTCTGGATG tctTTGCAAATTTTTTAACTAATAACAAGTATCAAATGAGGAACAGCCTTGGACAGACGGTTCTCTTTGCAGTGGAAGATTCTGAGTGGTATTCACGAATCACCTGTGGGACATACAGACCTTTCACCTTGAGGATTTTCAACAATATGGACCAAGAAGTAATAACTCTGGAGAGACCACTAAGATGTAGCAAGTGTTGTTTCCCCTGGTTCCTTCAGGAG CTAAAAGTCCAAGCTCCGCCTGGTGTACCAATAGGTTATGTTATGCAGATCTGGCACCCTCGCCTTCCAATGTTTATAATTCAAAATGCGAAGAGAAAGAATGTGCTAAACATTACTGGCCCATGTAATACATGGAACTGTTGTAAAGCAGTCAATTTTGAG ATTAAATCTGTTGATGAAGATAGTGTGGTTGGTAAGATTTCCAAGCAGTCATCTGGTTTTGTGAAAGAGATTTTTATAAATGCCGGTAACATTGAGATCCAGTTCCCTAAAGATCTCAGCGGGACAATGAAAGCTGTGGTGCTTGGCGCTTGTTTCCTCATT gatttcatgttttttgaaGGTAGAGGCTATGTTCAGCAAATTGTATTTATGTAA
- the LOC100341111 gene encoding phospholipid scramblase 1 isoform X5 has product MENQRLPGDTSYSDSQAAHSEPQTTFPGTEEVYSDSQTAYSKPQAAYPDTQLAYSKTEDAYLESQGSFSDTEDAYEEPQLGYADLYPDSAGYAGTGFASFPIQNQPGCSLSDETGEALGMPEPTRPLDCPPGLECLSRMDEMLILQDIRLLDVFANFLTNNKYQMRNSLGQTVLFAVEDSEWYSRITCGTYRPFTLRIFNNMDQEVITLERPLRCSKCCFPWFLQEIKSVDEDSVVGKISKQSSGFVKEIFINAGNIEIQFPKDLSGTMKAVVLGACFLIDFMFFEGRGYVQQIVFM; this is encoded by the exons ATGGAAAATCAAA GACTTCCAGGAGATACTAGCTACTCTGATTCCCAAGCTGCCCACTCAGAGCCTCAGACAACCTTTCCAGGGACTGAAGAGGTATATTCAGATTCCCAGACTGCCTATTCAAAGCCCCAGGCTGCCTATCCAGATACCCAGCTGGCCTATTCAAAGACTGAGGATGCCTATCTAGAATCCCAGGGTTCCTTCTCAGACACTGAGGATGCCTATGAAGAACCCCAGCTTGGCTATGCAGATCTCTACCCTGACTCAGCCGGCTATGCAGGCACTGGCTTTGCCAGCTTTCCTATTCAAAATCAGCCGGGATGTAGTCTGTCAGATGAAACTGGAGAGGCATTAGGGATGCCAGAACCAACACGTCCATTGGACTGTCCACCGGGATTGGAATGCTTGAGTCGG atGGATGAAATGTTAATTCTCCAGGACATTAGACTTCTGGATG tctTTGCAAATTTTTTAACTAATAACAAGTATCAAATGAGGAACAGCCTTGGACAGACGGTTCTCTTTGCAGTGGAAGATTCTGAGTGGTATTCACGAATCACCTGTGGGACATACAGACCTTTCACCTTGAGGATTTTCAACAATATGGACCAAGAAGTAATAACTCTGGAGAGACCACTAAGATGTAGCAAGTGTTGTTTCCCCTGGTTCCTTCAGGAG ATTAAATCTGTTGATGAAGATAGTGTGGTTGGTAAGATTTCCAAGCAGTCATCTGGTTTTGTGAAAGAGATTTTTATAAATGCCGGTAACATTGAGATCCAGTTCCCTAAAGATCTCAGCGGGACAATGAAAGCTGTGGTGCTTGGCGCTTGTTTCCTCATT gatttcatgttttttgaaGGTAGAGGCTATGTTCAGCAAATTGTATTTATGTAA
- the LOC100341111 gene encoding phospholipid scramblase 1 isoform X3: MENQRLPGDTSYSDSQAAHSEPQTTFPGTEEVYSDSQTAYSKPQAAYPDTQLAYSKTEDAYLESQGSFSDTEDAYEEPQLGYADLYPDSAGYAGTGFASFPIQNQPGCSLSDETGEALGMPEPTRPLDCPPGLECLSRMDEMLILQDIRLLDVFANFLTNNKYQMRNSLGQTVLFAVEDSEWYSRITCGTYRPFTLRIFNNMDQEVITLERPLRCSKCCFPWFLQELKVQAPPGVPIGYVMQIWHPRLPMFIIQNAKRKNVLNITGPCNTWNCCKAVNFELLARASKMLPAQAVPCTNLKRTLCPGCNSI, translated from the exons ATGGAAAATCAAA GACTTCCAGGAGATACTAGCTACTCTGATTCCCAAGCTGCCCACTCAGAGCCTCAGACAACCTTTCCAGGGACTGAAGAGGTATATTCAGATTCCCAGACTGCCTATTCAAAGCCCCAGGCTGCCTATCCAGATACCCAGCTGGCCTATTCAAAGACTGAGGATGCCTATCTAGAATCCCAGGGTTCCTTCTCAGACACTGAGGATGCCTATGAAGAACCCCAGCTTGGCTATGCAGATCTCTACCCTGACTCAGCCGGCTATGCAGGCACTGGCTTTGCCAGCTTTCCTATTCAAAATCAGCCGGGATGTAGTCTGTCAGATGAAACTGGAGAGGCATTAGGGATGCCAGAACCAACACGTCCATTGGACTGTCCACCGGGATTGGAATGCTTGAGTCGG atGGATGAAATGTTAATTCTCCAGGACATTAGACTTCTGGATG tctTTGCAAATTTTTTAACTAATAACAAGTATCAAATGAGGAACAGCCTTGGACAGACGGTTCTCTTTGCAGTGGAAGATTCTGAGTGGTATTCACGAATCACCTGTGGGACATACAGACCTTTCACCTTGAGGATTTTCAACAATATGGACCAAGAAGTAATAACTCTGGAGAGACCACTAAGATGTAGCAAGTGTTGTTTCCCCTGGTTCCTTCAGGAG CTAAAAGTCCAAGCTCCGCCTGGTGTACCAATAGGTTATGTTATGCAGATCTGGCACCCTCGCCTTCCAATGTTTATAATTCAAAATGCGAAGAGAAAGAATGTGCTAAACATTACTGGCCCATGTAATACATGGAACTGTTGTAAAGCAGTCAATTTTGAG CTCCTAGCAAGGGCCTCAAAGATGTTGCCAGCACAAGCAGTACCTTGCACAAATTTGAAAAGGACACTGTGCCCTGGTTGTAACTCCATCTGA
- the LOC100341111 gene encoding phospholipid scramblase 1 isoform X8, whose protein sequence is MENQRLPGDTSYSDSQAAHSEPQTTFPGTEEVYSDSQTAYSKPQAAYPDTQLAYSKTEDAYLESQGSFSDTEDAYEEPQLGYADLYPDSAGYAGTGFASFPIQNQPGCSLSDETGEALGMPEPTRPLDCPPGLECLSRMDEMLILQDIRLLDVFANFLTNNKYQMRNSLGQTVLFAVEDSEWYSRITCGTYRPFTLRIFNNMDQEVITLERPLRCSKCCFPWFLQELKVQAPPGVPIGYVMQIWHPRLPMFIIQNAKRKNVLNITGPCNTWNCCKAVNFEAPY, encoded by the exons ATGGAAAATCAAA GACTTCCAGGAGATACTAGCTACTCTGATTCCCAAGCTGCCCACTCAGAGCCTCAGACAACCTTTCCAGGGACTGAAGAGGTATATTCAGATTCCCAGACTGCCTATTCAAAGCCCCAGGCTGCCTATCCAGATACCCAGCTGGCCTATTCAAAGACTGAGGATGCCTATCTAGAATCCCAGGGTTCCTTCTCAGACACTGAGGATGCCTATGAAGAACCCCAGCTTGGCTATGCAGATCTCTACCCTGACTCAGCCGGCTATGCAGGCACTGGCTTTGCCAGCTTTCCTATTCAAAATCAGCCGGGATGTAGTCTGTCAGATGAAACTGGAGAGGCATTAGGGATGCCAGAACCAACACGTCCATTGGACTGTCCACCGGGATTGGAATGCTTGAGTCGG atGGATGAAATGTTAATTCTCCAGGACATTAGACTTCTGGATG tctTTGCAAATTTTTTAACTAATAACAAGTATCAAATGAGGAACAGCCTTGGACAGACGGTTCTCTTTGCAGTGGAAGATTCTGAGTGGTATTCACGAATCACCTGTGGGACATACAGACCTTTCACCTTGAGGATTTTCAACAATATGGACCAAGAAGTAATAACTCTGGAGAGACCACTAAGATGTAGCAAGTGTTGTTTCCCCTGGTTCCTTCAGGAG CTAAAAGTCCAAGCTCCGCCTGGTGTACCAATAGGTTATGTTATGCAGATCTGGCACCCTCGCCTTCCAATGTTTATAATTCAAAATGCGAAGAGAAAGAATGTGCTAAACATTACTGGCCCATGTAATACATGGAACTGTTGTAAAGCAGTCAATTTTGAG GCCCCATACTGA
- the LOC100341111 gene encoding phospholipid scramblase 1 isoform X6: MENQRLPGDTSYSDSQAAHSEPQTTFPGTEEVYSDSQTAYSKPQAAYPDTQLAYSKTEDAYLESQGSFSDTEDAYEEPQLGYADLYPDSAGYAGTGFASFPIQNQPGCSLSDETGEALGMPEPTRPLDCPPGLECLSRMDEMLILQDIRLLDVFANFLTNNKYQMRNSLGQTVLFAVEDSEWYSRITCGTYRPFTLRIFNNMDQEVITLERPLRCSKCCFPWFLQELKVQAPPGVPIGYVMQIWHPRLPMFIIQNAKRKNVLNITGPCNTWNCCKAVNFECVIKDTAEQKR; the protein is encoded by the exons ATGGAAAATCAAA GACTTCCAGGAGATACTAGCTACTCTGATTCCCAAGCTGCCCACTCAGAGCCTCAGACAACCTTTCCAGGGACTGAAGAGGTATATTCAGATTCCCAGACTGCCTATTCAAAGCCCCAGGCTGCCTATCCAGATACCCAGCTGGCCTATTCAAAGACTGAGGATGCCTATCTAGAATCCCAGGGTTCCTTCTCAGACACTGAGGATGCCTATGAAGAACCCCAGCTTGGCTATGCAGATCTCTACCCTGACTCAGCCGGCTATGCAGGCACTGGCTTTGCCAGCTTTCCTATTCAAAATCAGCCGGGATGTAGTCTGTCAGATGAAACTGGAGAGGCATTAGGGATGCCAGAACCAACACGTCCATTGGACTGTCCACCGGGATTGGAATGCTTGAGTCGG atGGATGAAATGTTAATTCTCCAGGACATTAGACTTCTGGATG tctTTGCAAATTTTTTAACTAATAACAAGTATCAAATGAGGAACAGCCTTGGACAGACGGTTCTCTTTGCAGTGGAAGATTCTGAGTGGTATTCACGAATCACCTGTGGGACATACAGACCTTTCACCTTGAGGATTTTCAACAATATGGACCAAGAAGTAATAACTCTGGAGAGACCACTAAGATGTAGCAAGTGTTGTTTCCCCTGGTTCCTTCAGGAG CTAAAAGTCCAAGCTCCGCCTGGTGTACCAATAGGTTATGTTATGCAGATCTGGCACCCTCGCCTTCCAATGTTTATAATTCAAAATGCGAAGAGAAAGAATGTGCTAAACATTACTGGCCCATGTAATACATGGAACTGTTGTAAAGCAGTCAATTTTGAG TGTGTTATAAAGGATACAGCAGAACAGAAGAGATAG
- the LOC100341111 gene encoding phospholipid scramblase 1 isoform X4, translating to MENQRLPGDTSYSDSQAAHSEPQTTFPGTEEVYSDSQTAYSKPQAAYPDTQLAYSKTEDAYLESQGSFSDTEDAYEEPQLGYADLYPDSAGYAGTGFASFPIQNQPGCSLSDETGEALGMPEPTRPLDCPPGLECLSRMDEMLILQDIRLLDVFANFLTNNKYQMRNSLGQTVLFAVEDSEWYSRITCGTYRPFTLRIFNNMDQEVITLERPLRCSKCCFPWFLQELKVQAPPGVPIGYVMQIWHPRLPMFIIQNAKRKNVLNITGPCNTWNCCKAVNFERERSIFHLLAHFPKAFNSQG from the exons ATGGAAAATCAAA GACTTCCAGGAGATACTAGCTACTCTGATTCCCAAGCTGCCCACTCAGAGCCTCAGACAACCTTTCCAGGGACTGAAGAGGTATATTCAGATTCCCAGACTGCCTATTCAAAGCCCCAGGCTGCCTATCCAGATACCCAGCTGGCCTATTCAAAGACTGAGGATGCCTATCTAGAATCCCAGGGTTCCTTCTCAGACACTGAGGATGCCTATGAAGAACCCCAGCTTGGCTATGCAGATCTCTACCCTGACTCAGCCGGCTATGCAGGCACTGGCTTTGCCAGCTTTCCTATTCAAAATCAGCCGGGATGTAGTCTGTCAGATGAAACTGGAGAGGCATTAGGGATGCCAGAACCAACACGTCCATTGGACTGTCCACCGGGATTGGAATGCTTGAGTCGG atGGATGAAATGTTAATTCTCCAGGACATTAGACTTCTGGATG tctTTGCAAATTTTTTAACTAATAACAAGTATCAAATGAGGAACAGCCTTGGACAGACGGTTCTCTTTGCAGTGGAAGATTCTGAGTGGTATTCACGAATCACCTGTGGGACATACAGACCTTTCACCTTGAGGATTTTCAACAATATGGACCAAGAAGTAATAACTCTGGAGAGACCACTAAGATGTAGCAAGTGTTGTTTCCCCTGGTTCCTTCAGGAG CTAAAAGTCCAAGCTCCGCCTGGTGTACCAATAGGTTATGTTATGCAGATCTGGCACCCTCGCCTTCCAATGTTTATAATTCAAAATGCGAAGAGAAAGAATGTGCTAAACATTACTGGCCCATGTAATACATGGAACTGTTGTAAAGCAGTCAATTTTGAG agagagagaagtatcttccatctgctggctcacttcccaaaagcctttaacagccagggctga